A window of the Gossypium hirsutum isolate 1008001.06 chromosome A05, Gossypium_hirsutum_v2.1, whole genome shotgun sequence genome harbors these coding sequences:
- the LOC107958336 gene encoding protein SUPPRESSOR OF GENE SILENCING 3, whose product MANELAFDLFYRVGDEKDIFELSYATFAEELQLQEILKESIMGSEKELEDAASEAIKKPECVVSHGLSNTECTISHASGIHEPRSFNKQGSARWRTQQRFGYVEQQRINWDDNGRDRFEWRKPTGWHNIRGRKVEDVPQTSSSNEFHAKTSSWGEVSPLIGTGNTEDPKGKGIAMDDDWLLVSKLKSQSRGGNSADKQRVKLGHPNHLKGSKDDDTNAVHDDDCDSLDDEDDFDSDDSQKSQESRKKSKWFKEFFERMDALNAEEIDQTLWHCPACQGGPGAIKWYRSISDLIAHSKKIGSRRVKLHQEFAMLLEGELCIRGTSVSPPADPIVGTWKGLKEDARDHQVVWPPMVVILNTVTSNSKDGKFVGMGSQELLEHFSSFPALKAQHSYGPQGHRGLSVLIFESSAVGYLEAERLHQNFLDQRLDRSAWNSCTNEVLPGGERQLYGFMAVKEDLDCFNQHCQGKSKLKYELKSYQEAVLNEIKKMREDSQQLILLEDKLEEEKKRAKTLERSVNDLSRKLQQRMNDICIFERRVKSLHEDNKEEVESQEIFYKDQIKILEARVKELDHKLKESGASPLHTGKPEPAMSGRLEEEHTHTPYQYN is encoded by the exons ATGGCCAACGAATTAGCGTTTGATCTGTTCTATAGAGTTGGTGATGAGAAGGATATTTTCGAGCTTTCATATGCTACATTTGCTGAAGAGTTGCAGCTCCAGGAGATCCTGAAGGAGTCCATTATGGGTTCTGAAAAGGAGCTGGAAGATGCAGCTAGTGAAGCCATCAAGAAACCTGAGTGTGTTGTCAGCCATGGATTATCCAACACGGAATGTACTATCTCCCATGCCTCAGGGATTCATGAGCCTCGGTCGTTCAATAAACAGGGGTCAGCTAGATGGCGTACCCAGCAGAGGTTTGGTTACGTTGAGCAACAGAGGATAAACTGGGATGACAATGGAAGAGACCGTTTCGAGTGGAGGAAACCTACAGGGTGGCACAACATTAGGGGAAGAAAGGTGGAAGATGTTCCTCAAACCAGTTCCAG CAACGAATTTCATGCAAAAACCAGTTCCTGGGGTGAAGTCAGTCCTCTTATTGGCACTGGTAATACTGAAGATCCTAAGGGTAAAGGCATAGCCATGGATGATGACTGGTTGCTGGTCTCTAAATTGAAATCCCAAAGCAGGGGTGGAAACAGTGCTGACAAACAGCGGGTTAAACTCGGGCATCCTAATCATTTAAAGGGTTCAAAAGATGACGACACAAATGCTGTTCACGACGATGATTGCGATTCCTTGGATGATGAGGATGACTTTGATTCCGATGATAGTCAAAAGAGCCAAGAGAGTCGCAAGAAGAGCAAATGGTTTAAGGAATTTTTTGAGAGAATGGACGCCTTGAATGCAGAGGAGATTGATCAAACCCTGTGGCACTGTCCAGCATGCCAAGGTGGTCCAGGTGCCATCAAATGGTACAGAAGCATTAGTGACCTGATAGCACATTCCAAAAAGATTGGATCGAGAAGGGTGAAGTTACATCAAGAGTTCGCGATGCTTCTAGAAGGGGAGCTGTGCATTAGGGGAACCTCGGTTTCTCCTCCTGCTGACCCAATTGTTGGTACCTGGAAAGGTTTAAAAGAGGATGCAAGAGATCATCAAGTAGTTTGGCCTCCCATGGTTGTCATTCTGAACACAGTGACAAGCAATTCAAAGGATGgaaag TTTGTTGGCATGGGAAGTCAAGAGCTTCTTGAACACTTCAGCTCGTTTCCTGCTTTAAAGGCTCAACATTCCTATGGTCCTCAAGGTCACCGTGGTTTGAGCGTCTTAATCTTTGAGAGCTCTGCGGTAGGTTATTTAGAAGCCGAACGACTGCATCAGAATTTTTTGGACCAACGATTGGATAGATCCGCTTGGAATTCTTGTACAAACGAAGTCTTGCCAGGAGGAGAGCGCCAACTTTATGGTTTCATGGCAGTGAAAGAGGACCTGGATTGCTTCAACCAGCATTGCCAAG GTAAATCAAAGCTCAAATATGAGCTCAAATCATATCAAGAAGCGGTTCTgaatgaaatcaagaaaatgagggAGGATAGCCAGCAACTTATCCTGCTCGAGGATaagcttgaagaagaaaaaaaacgaGCAAAAACTCTTGAAAGATCAGTCAATGATCTAAGTAGGAAACTGCAACAGCGAATGAATGACATCTGCATATTTGAACGAAGGGTCAAATCACTGCATGAAGATAACAAAGAAGAG GTGGAATCCCAGGAGATCTTttataaggatcaaattaaaattctGGAAGCAAGAGTCAAAGAGCTTGATCACAAGTTGAAGGAATCTGGCGCAAGTCCTTTACATACAGGGAAACCTGAGCCTGCCATGTCCGGCCGATTGGAGGAGGAGCACACTCACACTCCATATCAGTACAACTAG
- the LOC107958334 gene encoding probable E3 ubiquitin-protein ligase RNF217 yields the protein MAQITPSSDLDFVDDFYYSALFDEDEHEIFPPSDDKYAEELQFQEALMSSTVFSEMGNNDICNPCIAHASSPLLIQGLPQPELLEMETEESGESSLSFCEICVERKENDQMFTTQSCNHSYCSDCISKHVSTRVEENLTVVRCPGVHCETVLELDECRPLLPEVVIHRWEDALCQEFINASQRFYCPFRDCSALLLNDGGEVIREAECPFCHKLFCAQCYVPWHPGITCEDFQRLNEDERGREDLMVRELAQEKKWARCPKCKYYVERTVGCLHMVCRCQFEFCYGCGEKWSNTHGGCQRN from the exons ATGGCTCAAATCACACCATCATCTGAtcttgattttgttgatgatttttactACTCGGCACTCTTTGATGAAGACGAACATGAAATCTTTCCACCATCTGACGACAAGTATGCCGAGGAGTTGCAGTTTCAAGAGGCTCTCATGTCATCCACCGTCTTTTCCGAAATGGGTAACAATGACATCTGCAACCCATGCATCGCCCATGCTTCATCACCCCTGTTAATCCAAGGCCTGCCTCAGCCCGAGTTACTGGAGATGGAAACAGAGGAAAGCGGTGAATCCTCCTTAAGCTTCTGCGAGATTTGCGTCGAAAGGAAAGAAAACGATCAGATGTTCACTACGCAAAGCTGCAACCACTCTTACTGCTCCGATTGCATTAGCAAGCATGTTTCGACGAGGGTTGAAGAAAACTTAACCGTAGTAAGGTGCCCTGGAGTGCATTGCGAGACTGTCTTGGAACTCGATGAGTGTAGGCCTCTGCTTCCGGAGGTGGTAATCCATCGGTGGGAAGATGCTCTCTGTCAGGAGTTTATTAATGCATCCCAGAGATTTTATTGCCCGTTCAGGGATTGTTCAGCCTTACTTCTGAATGATGGGGGTGAAGTTATTAGAGAAGCGGAGTGCCCATTCTGCCACAAATTGTTTTGTGCGCAGTGTTATGTGCCATGGCATCCAGGGATTACATGTGAGGATTTCCAGAGGCTTAATGAGGATGAAAGAGGGAGAGAAGATCTCATGGTGAGGGAACTTGCCCAGGAGAAAAAATGGGCTAGGTGCCCCAAGTGCAAATACTATGTTGAAAGAACAGTAGGTTGCCTACACATGGTTTGCAG GTGTCAGTTCGAGTTTTGTTATGGTTGTGGAGAAAAGTGGAGTAACACTCATGGTGGCTGCCAAAGGAATTAA
- the LOC107958333 gene encoding probable E3 ubiquitin-protein ligase RNF144A-B — protein sequence MCPRENCKVPLELEACKPRFPKEVIELWGDLLRDELLCATGGQLYCPFKDCSALLLNDNQEVIAETECPYCHRLLCARCKVSWHSGISCEEYQKLSEDERGSEDLMVRNLAKEKKWNRCPRCHIIVERTEGCLHMTCWCKYEFCYACGAEWTHDHGGCQGN from the exons ATGTGCCCAAGGGAGAACTGCAAAGTCCCATTGGAGCTTGAAGCGTGTAAGCCTCGGTTTCCTAAAGAGGTGATCGAACTTTGGGGGGATTTACTACGCGACGAACTACTTTGTGCGACGGGTGGGCAACTTTACTGTCCTTTCAAAGATTGTTCAGCTTTGTTGCTGAATGATAACCAAGAAGTCATAGCAGAAACAGAGTGCCCCTACTGCCACAGGTTGCTCTGTGCTCGATGTAAAGTTTCATGGCATTCAGGGATCAGCTGTGAGGAATATCAGAAGCTGAGTGAAGATGAGAGAGGAAGTGAAGACCTGATGGTAAGGAACCTTGCCAAAGAGAAAAAATGGAATCGTTGTCCTCGTTGCCATATCATAGTTGAAAGAACCGAAGGTTGCCTACATATGACTTGCTG GTGTAAGTACGAATTTTGTTATGCGTGTGGAGCAGAGTGGACTCATGATCATGGTGGCTGTCAGGGCAACTGA
- the LOC107958332 gene encoding uncharacterized protein, whose product MPPHTSYNRATKKRARTDDASSSAVYPSSVSDCFRSHDDLNKFKTSFATRNVHISRPIDLPFLRDELDFRHLPTLNEWGWLYCLQLTGTCHDNLVRVFYFNAEFKYGDDGKTVTAITSYVMGEKVTITPAILSQYLRIPLDGDPTFLGSFPSTLILKDDHASDLELHDRILHLILTWTINPTNKHTILRKTDYWFIHCFQTKHHLNLPVLMFLNMIEVVRWPLSSNKTLKYGTFLSFIFRQLELKVSVDPGRAINSFIDVSSVHSCGYCKEDGKWVHKDKLQAAAAQQSQGEVQPEEEVLALPPPPSPRTSAILDAIHGLSQHVDARFDALMPRIFYLEDQMAQIVSRFPPPPSSDD is encoded by the coding sequence ATGCCTCCTCATACCTCCTATAATAGAGCTACTAAGAAGAGGGCTAGGACGGATGATGCGTCATCTAGTGCGGTTTATCCATCGTCCGTATCTGATTGCTTCCGCAGTCATGACGATCTTAATAAATTCAAGACTTCCTTTGCTACTCGAAATGTCCATATTTCTCGCCCTATTGACCTTCCCTTTCTTCGCGATGAACTCGATTTTCGACACCTTCCCACCTTGAACGAATGGGGTTGGCTTTATTGCCTCCAACTTACTGGCACTTGTCATGACAACCTCGTCCGAGTCTTTTACTTTAACGCCGAATTCAAATACGGTGATGATGGTAAAACTGTTACTGCAATCACTTCGTATGTCATGGGTGAGAAAGTAACCATTACCCCTGCCATTTTGTCTCAATACCTTAGGATTCCTCTCGATGGTGATCCGACTTTTTTAGGTTCTTTCCCTTCGACCTTAATCCTTAAAGATGATCATGCTAGTGATTTAGAATTACATGATCGGATCCTTCATCTCATCCTCACTTGGACCATTAATCCTACAAACAAGCATACGATCTTGCGCAAAACCGATTATTGGTTCATTCATTGTTTTCAAACTAAGCATCATCTTAACCTTCCGGTCCTCATGTTCCTTAACATGATTGAGGTTGTTCGTTGGCCCCTCTCTAGCAACAAAACCCTTAAGTATGGAACCTTTCTCTCTTTCATCTTTCGCCAACTTGAACTCAAGGTGTCTGTTGATCCGGGTCGAGCCATCAATAGCTTCATCGATGTTTCCTCTGTTCATAGTTGTGGCTACTGTAAGGAGGATGGTAAATGGGTTCATAAAGACAAACTACAGGCGGCAGCGGCACAACAATCACAAGGAGAAGTACAACCCGAGGAGGAGGTACTTGCCTTACCTCCACCACCGTCACCTCGCACTTCGGCCATCCTTGATGCCATTCATGGTCTTTCCCAGCATGTAGATGCTCGTTTCGATGCCTTAATGCCTCGGATTTTTTATTTGGAGGATCAAATGGCTCAAATAGTGTCACGTTTCCCTCCTCCGCCTTCATCAGACGATTAG